One genomic region from Rosa rugosa chromosome 1, drRosRugo1.1, whole genome shotgun sequence encodes:
- the LOC133711159 gene encoding uncharacterized protein LOC133711159 — MWDFEERGREREIKVGKMLEGKGMIKETDMADKKMQMQAMACASEALDLHDVIDCISIAAHIKKEFDKRYGSGWQCVVGSNFGCFFTHTPGTFIYFSLETLNFLIFKGAST; from the exons ATGTGGGATTTTgaagagagggggagagagagagagatcaaagTGGGAAAGATGTTGGAAGGAAAAGGAATGATAAAGGAGACAGATATGGCAGATAAGAAGATGCAGATGCAAGCCATGGCTTGTGCTTCTGAAGCTCTTGATCTGCATGATGTTATTGATTGCATCTCTATTGCTGCCCACATCAAAAAG GAGTTTGACAAGAGGTATGGGAGTGGATGGCAATGTGTTGTGGGTTCTAACTTTGGTTGCTTCTTCACCCACACACCAGGGACTTTCATATATTTCTCTTTGGAGACCCTTAATTTCCTTATTTTCAAGGGAGCTTCTACTTGA
- the LOC133711136 gene encoding uncharacterized protein LOC133711136 — protein sequence MPQDGLKSAVYRSFITCDDPKGVVDCGMIMRRSKSSGGSQIMDKQKKIEVQRNSKNSSSTSPSTLGLISQEEFQRSSSSSSFQLMEVSRGAQRLNHMIGSWSNEKKRFDHGQSKDIAKDLLKGALDLQESLVMLGKLQEASQYMSNLNKKNMGKPERDYSNRYGDQGYVKPRLSSDGYSSRNSNEELKKVIRDSLVRQKLFENTSTAEKGCAYSPQRYRDSYSDSTPSTSSSQSSMYHNSSEYSSIASQKAKGPSLIAKLMGIEEYPLKSVQEGEKVSKQQRPAFEIDRPKVRKPLTASQSVDPEKRTLKEVLDAMRFKGLLRNNSFEEPKFENHHSNQLELEKRFNGDSPPIVLIKPISVESPEMEANAPIVRREEAFYNRRMLKKLRSEEEVSPKTASGKEGALKSDKVQQKLEVEETSIRKTSKEEGAKKHRGAVDKHGEKEAKTKEMASRKLKASQPVVHKSQKEAIDKRVDKIQKVAAVNRNSAEKDRVIAKTVSKSQDQDIVTSAKARKPESGSNIKRTPVSRQPSTVTSTSSKRSTVQNAECTSSERRRNHLRKEKPVKEPTGAKSVAKNVVSEEIVRRIDTSDKSESSLISSENTPILTSSNTDSRDQLLKEEEKETYGSQSEGHCNSFQSSLSEATSLSSMQETNPETAVEVSGDISQSGKDGKTVRSGENLREFLLSNASFLSHAEGYFDLDVNGSTILQTSSVSNFGVSNSRLVLDCASELVECKIFQASQTVDPLSLTFKGKSKVSISLDKLVEDIWNGIENLRSYSKLAGDNLLADSLYAMLERDVMCKGVGKGTWDLGWRNGFSGDEGEQVVSDIERLIFNGLIEEVLA from the exons ATGCCTCAGGACGGTCTAAAATCAGCTGTGTACAGATCATTCATCACATGTGACGATCCTAAAGGAGTTGTGGATTGTGGGATGATAATGAGGAGATCCAAAAGCAGTGGCGGTTCACAGATTATGGATAAGCAGAAGAAGATCGAAGTCCAAAGAAATTCGAAGAACTCAAGTAGTACATCACCATCTACATTGGGGTTGATCTCCCAAGAGGAGTTTCAGAGATCTTCATCATCCTCTTCTTTTCAGCTCATGGAAGTTTCTAGAGGAGCTCAGAGGCTGAACCACATGATTGGTTCCTGGTCGAATGAGAAGAAGAGATTTGATCATGGCCAGTCTAAAGACATTGCAAAAGATTTGCTAAAAGGAGCGCTTGATTTGCAGGAGAGTCTTGTTATGCTTGGGAAGTTGCAAGAAGCTTCACAGTACATGAGTAACTTGAACAAAAAGAACATGGGAAAGCCGGAAAGAGATTATTCGAATCGATATGGAGATCAAGGTTATGTGAAGCCAAGGCTTTCTTCTGATGGATACTCTTCAAGGAATAGTAATGAGGAGCTTAAGAAGGTGATCAGAGACAGCCTTGTGAGGCAAAAATTGTTTGAAAATACAAGCACTGCTGAGAAGGGTTGTGCTTATTCTCCTCAAAGATATAGGGATTCATATTCAGACAGTACTCCTTCCACAAGCTCAAGCCAGTCTTCTATGTATCATAATTCTAGTGAGTATTCCAGTATTGCATCGCAAAAGGCGAAAGGTCCAAGTCTGATTGCCAAACTCATGGGAATAGAAGAGTACCCTTTAAAATCTGTGCAGGAGGGTGAGAAGGTTTCAAAACAGCAGAGGCCTGCATTTGAAATTGATAGGCCAAAGGTGAGGAAGCCTCTGACTGCATCTCAAAGTGTTGATCCAGAAAAGAGGACCTTAAAGGAAGTTCTTGACGCAATGCGGTTTAAAGGGCTTCTGAGAAACAACTCTTTTGAAGAGCCCAAGTTTGAGAATCATCATTCCAATCAATTGGAATTGGAGAAAAGGTTTAATGGTGATAGTCCACCCATTGTGCTGATCAAGCCTATTTCTGTTGAATCCCCAGAAATGGAAGCAAATGCACCAATTGTTCGGAGAGAGGAAGCTTTCTACAACAGAAGGATGCTTAAGAAATTGAGATCAGAAGAAGAGGTTTCTCCCAAAACAGCGAGTGGTAAAGAGGGAGCTTTGAAGTCTGACAAAGTGCAGCAAAAACTTGAAGTAGAAGAGACATCAATTAGAAAGACTAGCAAAGAAGAAGGAGCTAAAAAGCATCGAGGGGCAGTGGACAAACATGGAGAAAAAGAAGCCAAGACGAAAGAAATGGCTTCGAGAAAGTTGAAAGCTTCTCAACCTGTAGTTCACAAGTCACAGAAGGAGGCAATTGACAAGAGGGTTGATAAGATCCAAAAGGTAGCTGCTGTTAACAGGAACTCAGCGGAGAAGGATAGAGTGATAGCTAAAACCGTGTCAAAGTCTCAAGATCAAGACATTGTGACATCTGCCAAGGCAAGAAAGCCTGAATCTGGATCAAACATCAAAAGGACTCCAGTTTCTCGACAACCAAGTACTGTGACAAGCACAAGTTCAAAACGTTCAACAGTACAGAATGCAGAGTGTACTTCCAGCGAACGCAGAAGGAATCATTTGAGGAAGGAAAAGCCAGTCAAGGAGCCTACAGGAGCTAAATCAGTT GCCAAAAATGTTGTGAGCGAAGAAATTGTCAGGAGAATTGATACCAGTGATAAAAGTGAGTCTTCTCTGATCAGCTCTGAAAATACGCCTATACTAACAAGCTCCAACACTGATTCTAGAGATCAACTCCttaaagaagaggaaaaggaaaCCTATGGATCCCAGAGTGAAG GGCACTGCAATAGTTTCCAAAGTTCTCTTTCTGAAGCTACATCACTGAGCTCCATGCAAGAAACAAACCCTGAAACTGCAGTAGAAGTTTCTGGAGACATCAGTCAGAGTGGAAAGGATGGCAAAACAGTCAGAAGTGGTGAAAATCTCAGAGAATTTCTTTTGAGTAATGCATCATTTCTGAGTCATGCCGAAGGGTACTTTGATCTTGATGTGAATGGCTCTACAATCTTACAAACATCTTCTGTCTCCAATTTCGGAGTGTCGAATTCAAGACTAGTTTTAGACTGTGCAAGTGAACTAGTCGAGTGCAAAATATTTCAAGCTTCACAAACAGTTGATCCTCTGTCACTAACATTCAAAGGCAAGTCAAAAGTTTCCATATCGTTGGACAAGTTGGTGGAAGATATTTGGAATGGGATCGAGAATCTGAGAAGTTACAGCAAGCTTGCTGGTGATAACCTTCTTGCAGATAGTCTGTATGCAATGTTGGAGAGAGATGTAATGTGCAAAGGAGTAGGAAAAGGAACATGGGATTTGGGTTGGAGAAATGGATTTTCCGGGGATGAAGGTGAGCAAGTAGTGAGTGACATAGAGAGACTGATTTTCAATGGACTGATTGAGGAGGTCCTTGCATAA